From a region of the Pseudoclavibacter endophyticus genome:
- a CDS encoding DUF4350 domain-containing protein, translating into MSGVAPAPPAETARSTTARARTAAEEREVADSLTPTLGQRLRSGRLWIMIGVIAVLVTGVTALLQGMANSGSDAPLDPSSPRPNGAKAVVEVMGSHGVDVELASSLDDVASATESAGAANTTIVLRQRAVTLTQEQLAELLGLGAAKLVLITPGPPMLEALGTSIMPGGNLAGDGTQTVGAGAACDDPIATNAPEITQLGGSAYSVPESPGLSSCYLNDDRALVAIDASGTTEIVALGATANLTNEWAAYDGNAAMGIGIMGDTDQLIWYEPGSGDLATDGTLPPLSSLVPAWLTPAMVLLLATGIATMVWRGRRYGPLVAERLPVVVPASETMDGRARLYGRTGSRLRALDNLRIGTIGRLARSLALPATLPAHEVAVAVAQTVRRPRDEVFSILIEAVPANDGELVELSDHLLRLERACLDALAVPTTASRGATPPPPQPRQPHEGDA; encoded by the coding sequence GTGAGCGGCGTCGCCCCCGCCCCGCCCGCCGAGACAGCCAGGTCGACCACGGCGCGCGCGCGTACCGCCGCCGAGGAGCGCGAGGTCGCCGACTCGCTCACACCGACCCTTGGGCAGCGGCTGCGGTCGGGGCGCCTATGGATCATGATCGGCGTCATCGCCGTGCTGGTGACGGGCGTGACGGCGCTGCTGCAGGGCATGGCCAACAGCGGCAGCGACGCGCCGCTCGACCCGTCGAGCCCCCGACCCAACGGCGCCAAGGCGGTCGTCGAGGTCATGGGATCGCACGGCGTCGACGTAGAGCTCGCGTCCTCGCTCGATGACGTTGCCTCGGCGACCGAGTCGGCCGGCGCGGCGAACACCACGATCGTGTTGCGGCAGCGCGCGGTGACCTTGACGCAGGAGCAACTGGCGGAGCTGCTCGGCCTCGGCGCGGCGAAGCTCGTGCTCATCACGCCCGGCCCTCCCATGCTTGAGGCGCTCGGCACCTCGATCATGCCCGGCGGAAACCTCGCCGGCGACGGCACGCAGACGGTCGGGGCCGGAGCCGCGTGCGACGACCCCATCGCGACGAACGCCCCCGAAATCACCCAGCTCGGCGGGTCCGCGTACTCGGTGCCCGAGTCGCCAGGGCTCTCGAGCTGCTATCTGAACGACGACCGTGCACTCGTCGCGATCGACGCGAGCGGCACCACCGAGATCGTGGCGCTCGGCGCGACCGCCAATCTCACGAACGAGTGGGCCGCCTACGACGGCAACGCAGCCATGGGCATCGGGATCATGGGCGACACTGACCAGCTGATCTGGTACGAACCGGGCAGCGGCGACCTGGCGACCGACGGCACACTGCCCCCGCTCAGCAGCCTCGTACCGGCGTGGCTCACGCCCGCGATGGTGCTCCTGCTCGCAACCGGCATCGCCACCATGGTGTGGCGCGGGCGACGGTACGGGCCGCTCGTCGCCGAACGCCTCCCCGTGGTCGTGCCGGCGAGTGAGACGATGGACGGCAGGGCCCGCCTGTACGGCAGAACGGGCTCGCGACTGCGGGCCCTCGACAATCTGCGCATCGGCACGATCGGCCGCCTCGCAAGGTCGCTCGCGCTTCCCGCCACGCTCCCCGCGCACGAGGTCGCCGTGGCCGTGGCGCAGACCGTGCGCCGCCCGCGCGACGAGGTCTTCTCGATCCTCATCGAAGCGGTGCCCGCGAACGACGGCGAGCTCGTGGAGCTCAGCGACCACCTGCTGCGGCTCGAACGAGCCTGTCTCGACGCGCTCGCCGTCCCGACCACCGCATCCCGCGGCGCGACCCCGCCGCCGCCGCAACCACGCCAACCGCACGAGGGAGACGCATGA
- the mtrB gene encoding MtrAB system histidine kinase MtrB produces MTDGPNRGAVPSGASAMAGTAGASGIRGVDDPNGGRSGGGSPSGADDLDDRSLHDPHDDSFEPGGTNTHVAASDRPRPPRAPGAVAAAPGDERSDPDAERPYEAQASWTRVNGFLANLVFFWRTSLPFRTITISVALTSATVLAVGLIMSNSIANDLFTSRLNEVLAESDRAATQAQATFASGVETDAVALETLRAQALEAGATAAPNADGYLLFQVNPTDPSSLLQDVASVGIDPSIVSDDLRSQVQSQQGTQFYQSVSIADATGEPVPALVVGSLVTVNSPGDYELYYVYSLAEAQRTLDFIQRTLFVSMLVLVLLVGAITGFVMRAVVQPIRLAAQTSRKLAAGHLEERIPESGEDDIATLARSFNDMADSLQEQIERLGHLSQVQQRFVSDVSHELRTPLTTIRLAGQMLFDRRDEFDPLATRSVELLHNQIQRFELLLSDLLEISRFDAGAVELLRERNSLATLADEVIGSMTQVALDHGTPLVLVAPGGHGESEFDRRRIARVIRNLIGNAIEHGEGKPIVIRVDSNETAVALSVRDYGVGMSPKQLERAFDRFWRADPSRKRTMGGSGLGLAISIEDALLHDGRLDVWSELGKGANFRLTLPRHVGEEIVMSPLQLEPSDAGATEPTLEAQPVSADEAFASEDVDTQPLALPLPENRELTTASIDLSAMNDADLPTVSGDEPPHEHPAPWAEHGEVEVVVVENHGDADADADADADADADGGGTRAGDGPQGDGSETGETREVDAPARRPEPGVADTDPTREQGGER; encoded by the coding sequence GTGACCGACGGCCCGAACAGGGGTGCCGTTCCGAGCGGCGCATCCGCCATGGCAGGAACGGCCGGCGCGAGCGGCATACGCGGGGTCGACGACCCGAACGGCGGTCGGTCGGGCGGCGGCTCCCCGTCAGGCGCCGACGACCTCGACGACCGCTCGCTGCACGACCCGCACGATGACAGTTTCGAGCCCGGTGGCACCAACACCCACGTGGCGGCGTCCGACCGCCCGCGCCCGCCGCGCGCGCCGGGCGCCGTCGCCGCGGCGCCGGGCGACGAGCGCTCGGACCCCGACGCCGAACGGCCCTACGAGGCGCAGGCGTCGTGGACGAGGGTGAACGGCTTTCTCGCGAATCTCGTGTTCTTCTGGCGCACCTCGCTGCCGTTCCGCACCATCACGATCTCGGTCGCGCTGACGAGCGCGACGGTGCTCGCCGTCGGTCTCATCATGTCGAACTCGATCGCCAACGACCTCTTCACCTCGCGGCTCAACGAGGTTCTCGCGGAAAGCGACCGGGCGGCCACGCAGGCGCAGGCGACGTTCGCATCGGGCGTCGAGACCGACGCCGTCGCGCTCGAGACGTTGCGGGCGCAGGCGCTCGAGGCGGGAGCGACCGCCGCGCCGAACGCCGACGGCTACCTGCTCTTCCAGGTGAACCCGACCGACCCGAGCAGCCTGCTGCAGGACGTGGCCTCCGTCGGGATCGACCCGTCGATCGTCTCGGACGATCTGCGCTCGCAGGTGCAGTCGCAGCAGGGCACGCAGTTCTACCAGTCCGTGTCGATTGCGGACGCGACCGGCGAGCCGGTGCCGGCTCTCGTAGTCGGCTCGCTCGTGACCGTGAACTCGCCCGGCGACTACGAGCTCTACTACGTGTACTCGCTCGCCGAGGCTCAGCGCACGCTCGACTTCATCCAGCGCACCCTCTTCGTGTCGATGCTCGTGCTCGTGCTCCTCGTCGGGGCCATCACCGGCTTCGTCATGCGCGCCGTCGTGCAGCCGATCCGCCTCGCCGCACAGACGAGCCGCAAGCTCGCCGCCGGGCACCTGGAGGAGCGCATCCCCGAGTCGGGTGAAGACGACATCGCCACGCTCGCGCGCTCGTTCAATGACATGGCCGACAGCCTGCAAGAGCAGATCGAGCGCCTCGGCCACCTGTCGCAGGTGCAGCAGCGCTTCGTGTCGGACGTCAGCCACGAGCTGCGCACGCCGCTGACCACCATTCGGCTCGCCGGCCAGATGCTCTTCGACCGCCGCGACGAGTTCGATCCGCTCGCCACCCGCTCGGTCGAACTGCTGCACAATCAGATCCAGCGGTTCGAGCTCCTGCTCAGCGACCTGCTCGAGATCTCGCGCTTCGACGCCGGCGCCGTCGAACTGCTGCGCGAGCGCAACAGCCTCGCGACCCTCGCCGACGAGGTCATCGGGTCGATGACCCAGGTTGCGCTCGATCACGGCACTCCGCTCGTGCTCGTAGCGCCGGGCGGGCACGGCGAGAGCGAGTTCGACCGGCGCCGCATTGCGCGCGTCATTCGCAACCTCATTGGCAACGCCATCGAGCACGGCGAGGGCAAACCCATCGTCATCAGGGTCGACTCGAACGAGACCGCCGTCGCCCTCTCGGTCCGCGACTATGGCGTCGGCATGTCGCCGAAGCAGCTCGAGCGCGCCTTCGACCGCTTCTGGCGAGCCGATCCTTCGCGCAAACGGACCATGGGGGGCTCGGGCCTCGGCCTCGCGATCTCCATCGAGGACGCGCTGCTCCACGACGGCCGCCTCGACGTGTGGAGTGAGCTCGGCAAGGGGGCGAACTTCCGTCTCACCCTGCCGAGGCACGTCGGCGAAGAGATCGTCATGTCCCCCCTTCAGCTCGAGCCTTCCGACGCGGGCGCGACCGAGCCAACCCTCGAGGCGCAGCCGGTGTCGGCCGACGAGGCGTTCGCCTCGGAAGACGTCGACACGCAACCGCTCGCGCTGCCACTGCCCGAGAACCGCGAACTGACGACGGCATCGATCGATCTGTCGGCCATGAACGACGCCGACCTGCCGACCGTCAGCGGCGACGAACCGCCCCACGAGCATCCGGCGCCGTGGGCGGAGCACGGCGAGGTCGAGGTCGTGGTGGTCGAGAACCACGGTGACGCCGACGCCGACGCCGACGCCGACGCCGACGCCGACGCCGACGGTGGCGGTACGCGCGCGGGCGACGGCCCTCAGGGTGACGGCAGTGAAACCGGCGAGACTCGTGAGGTCGATGCGCCGGCGCGACGCCCCGAGCCAGGCGTCGCCGACACCGACCCGACGCGGGAGCAGGGAGGCGAGCGATGA
- the mtrA gene encoding MtrAB system response regulator MtrA yields MAECILVVDDDTALSEMIGIVLQSEGYDLEFCGDGAEALDVFRRTRPDLVLLDVMLPGLDGIQICHLIRAESGTPIIMLTAKSDTTDVVSGLEAGADDYMVKPFNPKELVARIKTRLRTTTSESTDLIRVCDISMNVAAHEVTRGDEIINLTPLEFDLLHTLASKPQKVFSREELLEQVWGYQYKADTRLVNVHVQRLRAKIEHDPDNPKIVTTVRGVGYRAGSSHTTG; encoded by the coding sequence ATGGCTGAGTGCATTCTCGTGGTCGACGACGACACGGCGCTGTCCGAGATGATCGGAATCGTCCTGCAGTCGGAAGGGTACGACCTCGAGTTCTGCGGCGACGGCGCCGAGGCGCTCGACGTGTTCCGGCGCACCCGTCCCGATCTCGTGCTGCTCGACGTCATGCTCCCCGGCCTCGACGGCATCCAGATCTGCCACCTCATCCGGGCCGAGTCGGGAACGCCCATCATCATGCTCACCGCCAAGTCCGACACGACTGACGTCGTGAGCGGCCTCGAGGCAGGGGCCGACGACTACATGGTCAAGCCCTTCAACCCCAAGGAGCTCGTCGCGCGCATCAAGACGCGCCTGCGTACGACGACGAGCGAGTCGACCGACCTCATCCGCGTCTGCGATATCTCTATGAACGTTGCCGCCCACGAGGTGACGCGCGGCGACGAGATCATCAACCTCACGCCGCTCGAGTTCGACCTGCTGCACACCCTCGCGTCGAAGCCGCAGAAGGTCTTCTCACGCGAGGAGCTGCTCGAGCAGGTATGGGGCTACCAGTACAAGGCCGACACGAGGCTCGTGAACGTTCACGTACAGCGCCTCAGGGCCAAGATCGAGCACGACCCCGACAATCCGAAGATCGTCACCACGGTGCGCGGCGTCGGGTATCGCGCGGGCTCGTCGCACACGACGGGCTGA
- the hpf gene encoding ribosome hibernation-promoting factor, HPF/YfiA family yields the protein MDITITGRNTEIPDRFRSYAEEKTLAKVSQYDGRAQFAEIKLTRRTDRQGNILDKGKVEITLIGPGPVIRAEAEAGDKYAAYDLALDKLVERLRRNKDRHKVHRGNHRPTALREAANENFAGVGVVPAPPERIQELHGDAVGEPEPLAGDDEQYPAEDYSPVVIREKVFDAKCLSKDEAVDHMELLGHDFFLFIEAESGRPSVVYRRTGWDYGVIGLGVRVPETELATARETAAAGGRTAVK from the coding sequence ATGGACATCACCATCACCGGCCGCAACACCGAAATCCCCGACCGGTTCCGCTCCTACGCCGAAGAGAAGACGCTCGCGAAAGTGTCGCAGTACGACGGACGAGCGCAGTTCGCCGAGATCAAACTGACGCGTCGTACCGACCGGCAGGGGAACATCCTCGACAAGGGGAAGGTCGAGATCACGCTCATCGGCCCCGGCCCGGTGATTCGCGCGGAGGCCGAGGCCGGCGACAAGTACGCCGCCTACGACCTCGCGCTCGACAAGCTCGTCGAGCGCCTGCGTCGCAACAAGGACCGTCACAAGGTGCACCGGGGCAATCACCGCCCGACGGCGCTGCGGGAGGCCGCGAACGAGAACTTCGCCGGCGTCGGTGTCGTGCCGGCGCCGCCGGAACGCATCCAGGAGCTGCACGGTGACGCGGTCGGCGAGCCCGAGCCGCTGGCCGGTGATGACGAGCAGTATCCCGCGGAGGACTACTCGCCCGTCGTGATCCGCGAGAAGGTCTTCGATGCCAAGTGCCTGTCCAAGGACGAGGCGGTCGACCACATGGAGCTGCTCGGGCACGACTTCTTCCTCTTCATCGAGGCGGAGTCGGGCCGCCCGAGTGTCGTGTACCGACGCACCGGCTGGGACTACGGCGTCATCGGCCTCGGCGTTCGCGTGCCGGAGACCGAGCTCGCGACCGCCCGCGAGACCGCCGCCGCTGGAGGCCGCACCGCCGTGAAGTGA
- a CDS encoding LpqB family beta-propeller domain-containing protein, with translation MNTGRMARALCALLAVAVLAACARIPLSGTVMEGQDMQAPDSQGVQFLPNSPVPGASQAEVVQGFLEAGTGTQSNYATARSYLVDGLSGSWDPTERVLVHDGSSVMYTLVDELTVRVDLNVVAQVDANGVYTSYGTPQPYSLEYDVQRVEGEWRVSAAEQGLVLMSEWFMQVFEPYTVYFYDSTFRYLVPDVRWFPGYTTAPTRIVQAILDGPSSWLAEGSVRSAFPPETVLRGPVTTEDGTALADFSAAISSAASDLFPLMLLQVTESLSGVTGIGTVMMSANGATIDVDPPPDDEVHSHAQVNATPLVYRDGEFGFLSGETITPPAESERLATMLPNLGATRGTVSVDQGIGAFLTPRGVMAIPFLTGQPVAIDARESVAMPSIDPFGFVWTVASDSPDIHVSDISRQYDEALDLGEFGRDGISSLQVSRDGARVVALVRDDDRTRLVVAAIERTPGGGEPTGIGTPVSIPLGEGGPIEVTWVDETSIAILSSDGQGSSGVRVQQIGGDAEGYGAVENGAQIAGSNSLAGLRLVDAAGNLFVPRNSRWMAQGTRIDFLVTQA, from the coding sequence ATGAATACCGGCAGGATGGCTCGCGCGCTGTGCGCGCTGCTCGCCGTCGCGGTGCTCGCGGCATGTGCCAGGATCCCCCTGAGTGGCACGGTCATGGAGGGGCAGGATATGCAGGCGCCCGACTCCCAGGGGGTGCAGTTCCTGCCCAATTCGCCGGTACCGGGCGCATCGCAGGCCGAGGTCGTGCAGGGATTCCTCGAGGCCGGCACCGGAACGCAGAGCAACTACGCGACCGCCCGCAGCTACCTCGTCGACGGGCTGTCGGGATCGTGGGACCCGACCGAACGCGTGCTGGTGCACGACGGGTCGTCGGTCATGTACACCCTCGTCGATGAGCTGACGGTGCGCGTTGACCTGAACGTGGTCGCGCAGGTCGACGCGAACGGCGTGTATACGAGCTACGGAACGCCGCAGCCGTATTCGCTCGAGTACGACGTGCAGCGCGTCGAGGGCGAGTGGCGAGTGAGCGCGGCCGAGCAGGGCCTCGTGCTCATGTCCGAGTGGTTCATGCAGGTGTTCGAGCCGTACACGGTGTACTTCTACGACTCGACGTTCCGGTACCTCGTGCCTGATGTGCGGTGGTTCCCCGGCTACACGACCGCGCCGACGCGAATCGTGCAGGCCATTCTCGACGGTCCCTCGTCGTGGCTCGCCGAAGGCTCCGTGCGCAGCGCGTTCCCGCCCGAGACGGTGCTACGGGGACCCGTGACCACCGAGGACGGCACGGCTCTCGCCGACTTCTCGGCCGCGATCTCGTCGGCCGCGAGCGACCTCTTCCCGCTCATGCTGCTTCAGGTCACCGAGAGCCTCAGCGGGGTCACCGGCATCGGCACGGTCATGATGAGCGCCAACGGCGCGACCATCGACGTCGATCCTCCCCCCGACGACGAGGTGCATTCGCACGCGCAGGTCAATGCGACGCCGCTCGTGTACCGCGACGGCGAGTTCGGGTTCCTCTCGGGCGAGACCATCACGCCGCCGGCCGAGTCGGAGCGCCTCGCCACGATGCTGCCGAATCTCGGCGCCACGCGCGGCACCGTCTCGGTCGACCAGGGCATCGGGGCCTTCCTCACGCCTCGTGGTGTGATGGCGATCCCGTTCCTGACCGGGCAGCCAGTGGCCATCGATGCCCGCGAGTCGGTCGCGATGCCGAGCATCGACCCGTTCGGCTTCGTCTGGACGGTCGCGTCGGACTCGCCCGATATCCACGTCTCCGACATCTCTCGCCAGTACGACGAGGCGCTCGACCTCGGGGAGTTCGGGCGCGACGGCATCAGCTCGCTGCAGGTGAGCCGCGACGGAGCGCGCGTCGTGGCGCTCGTGCGGGACGATGACCGCACCCGCCTCGTGGTGGCGGCCATCGAGCGCACGCCCGGTGGTGGCGAGCCGACCGGCATCGGCACCCCCGTGTCGATTCCGCTCGGCGAGGGGGGCCCGATCGAGGTGACCTGGGTCGACGAGACGTCGATCGCGATTCTCTCGTCGGACGGACAGGGATCGAGCGGGGTGCGCGTGCAGCAGATCGGCGGCGACGCCGAAGGGTACGGCGCGGTCGAGAACGGCGCGCAGATCGCGGGCAGCAACAGCCTCGCGGGCCTCCGCCTCGTCGACGCGGCCGGCAACCTCTTCGTGCCGCGCAATTCCCGGTGGATGGCACAGGGCACGCGCATCGACTTCCTCGTCACGCAGGCATAG
- a CDS encoding DUF4129 domain-containing protein, with protein MNPLVLAAQVPLDPEADEASEWLRQELAKQEYLSAQPSLWDRAIAAFWEWVNSLFGNVPGAPIDPTGILVALVVVVLGIVLAILVGRPVLARRSAATSDRHVFLDDDARSAAELRAASEAAAERGDWALAVTERYRALARELGDRTLIAVRPGSTAHDVARRAAVPFPDEADALASAARDFDDVRYLDRAGTEAAWHRTRELDTRLATARPAAIGDLDRMHA; from the coding sequence ATGAATCCCCTCGTCCTCGCCGCGCAGGTTCCGCTCGATCCCGAGGCGGACGAGGCGAGCGAGTGGCTCAGGCAGGAGCTCGCGAAACAGGAGTACCTCTCGGCACAGCCGTCGCTGTGGGACCGCGCGATCGCGGCTTTCTGGGAGTGGGTCAACTCGCTCTTCGGCAACGTCCCGGGAGCACCGATCGACCCGACCGGCATCCTCGTGGCGCTCGTGGTCGTGGTGCTCGGCATCGTGCTGGCCATCCTGGTCGGGCGCCCGGTCCTCGCGCGCCGCAGCGCGGCGACGAGCGACCGCCATGTGTTCCTCGACGACGACGCGCGCTCGGCCGCCGAGCTCCGCGCGGCGTCGGAGGCCGCCGCCGAGCGCGGCGACTGGGCCCTCGCCGTGACGGAGCGGTACCGGGCCCTCGCGCGCGAGCTGGGCGACCGCACACTTATCGCGGTCCGCCCCGGCTCGACGGCTCACGACGTGGCCCGCCGGGCGGCCGTTCCGTTCCCGGACGAAGCCGACGCCCTTGCGAGCGCAGCACGCGATTTCGACGATGTTCGATACCTCGACCGCGCCGGCACCGAGGCCGCCTGGCACCGCACCCGCGAGCTCGACACCCGCCTCGCCACCGCTCGGCCGGCCGCGATCGGCGACCTCGATCGGATGCACGCGTGA
- a CDS encoding ComF family protein: protein MRGTMLHGRLAPAFDAARDALATIAPVDCPACAVAAIGLCQACRHELRGEIAPRRGGYAIGSGVVPIASAAPYDGVLKRLLAALKERGRMDAVGPLARLVRVAVASAALERFAGHPAASRSAHAHPPLVIVPSTSRSASTRRRGFVPIARVCEVAFPRGAIAPWLAMRAATRDQAGLGRAERAANLDGAMRASPAAAGRRIVLVDDVITTGATIAEAARALEAAGAEVVAVVVIARAIRRSGGDGSWAGAAEQLPAPRRRA from the coding sequence GTGCGGGGAACAATGCTGCATGGGCGGCTCGCGCCGGCGTTCGACGCCGCACGCGACGCGCTTGCGACGATCGCGCCCGTCGACTGCCCGGCCTGCGCGGTGGCGGCCATCGGGCTGTGCCAGGCGTGCCGTCACGAGCTCCGGGGCGAGATCGCTCCCCGGCGCGGCGGCTACGCGATCGGATCCGGCGTCGTGCCGATCGCCTCGGCCGCGCCGTACGACGGGGTGCTGAAGCGCCTGCTCGCGGCGCTGAAAGAGCGAGGGCGCATGGACGCCGTCGGCCCGTTGGCGCGACTTGTGCGGGTGGCCGTCGCGTCGGCGGCGCTCGAGCGTTTCGCGGGCCATCCGGCCGCATCGCGTTCCGCACACGCGCATCCGCCCCTCGTCATCGTGCCGTCCACCTCCCGGTCGGCCTCGACGAGGCGACGCGGCTTCGTGCCGATCGCGCGGGTGTGCGAGGTCGCGTTTCCGCGCGGCGCCATCGCGCCGTGGCTCGCGATGCGGGCGGCGACGCGCGACCAGGCCGGTCTCGGACGTGCCGAGCGGGCGGCCAACCTCGACGGGGCAATGCGCGCGTCACCGGCCGCCGCGGGCCGCCGCATCGTGCTCGTCGACGATGTCATCACGACCGGCGCGACCATCGCCGAGGCGGCGCGGGCGCTCGAGGCGGCCGGGGCGGAGGTCGTCGCGGTGGTCGTGATCGCCCGGGCGATCCGTCGTTCAGGCGGCGACGGGAGCTGGGCGGGCGCGGCCGAGCAGCTCCCCGCCCCTCGACGACGTGCGTGA